A section of the Marmota flaviventris isolate mMarFla1 chromosome 19, mMarFla1.hap1, whole genome shotgun sequence genome encodes:
- the Chp2 gene encoding calcineurin B homologous protein 2: MGSRGSHVALIPDVDSIRRETGFSQASLLRLYHRFRALDRNKKGYLSRTDLQQIGALAVNPLGDRIIDSFFPDGSQRLDFSGFVRVLAHFRPIDDDTGVRDPKQPEPLNSRMNKLRFAFQLYDLDQDGKISRHEMLQVLRLMVGVQVTEEQLESITDRTVQEADEDGDGAVSFLEFTKSLEKMDIEQKMSIRILK, encoded by the exons ATGGGCTCGCGCGGCTCGCACGTCGCTCTCATTCCCGACGTGGACAGCATTCGCCGAGAGACCGGCT TCTCGCAGGCCAGTCTGCTCCGCCTCTACCACCGGTTCCGGGCACTGGACAGGAACAAGAAGGGCTACttgag CCGCACGGATCTCCAGCAGATCGGGGCGCTGGCTGTCAACCCCCTGGGAGACCGGATTATAGACAGCTTCTTCCCCGATGG GAGTCAGCGATTGGATTTCTCAGGCTTTGTTAGGGTTCTGGCTCATTTTCGACCTATAGACGATGACACAGGAGTCCGAGACCCCAAGCAGCCTGAACCCCTCAACAGCAGAATGAACAAACTTCGCT TCGCCTTTCAACTCTACGACCTGGATCAGGATGGGAAGATCTCCAGGCACGAGATGCTGCAG GTTCTCCGGCTGATGGTCGGAGTCCAGGTGACAGAAGAACAGCTAGAAAGCATCACGGACCGCACGGTGCAGGAGGCAGATGAAGATGGGGATGGGGCTGTGTCCTTCTTGGAGTTCACCAAG TCCTTAGAGAAGATGGACATCGAACAAAAAATGAGCATCCGGATCCTGAAGTGA